A part of Onthophagus taurus isolate NC chromosome 7, IU_Otau_3.0, whole genome shotgun sequence genomic DNA contains:
- the LOC111415043 gene encoding uncharacterized protein has product MYLKLIITVVLILVNFQYCSCSLNKSGSYLEMEKIDFKDRNQRFIHFNTDDSGVIQVELAFNVPFINIPTKQAFNMTKGAMASVNVGSIVLAGVVVAGAGFVLPALYHFISAKGSLSSKADRSGDFGNAIWNRLNSRMQDVLEENDFDKSACIQRVACWIVKNSSTKVSKGIGNSGDKIIDGISSSGFFKDMIQDTFLHHPVKLGLKRGSCAKEYGRCKFNQEYLQEIFMKVVHI; this is encoded by the exons ATGTATTTGAAGTTAATAATTACCGTTGTATTAATATTAGTGAATTTCCAGTATTGTTCTTGTTCCCTTAATAAAAGTGGAAGTTATCTTGAAATGGAAAAGATCGATTTTAAAGATAGAAATCAAAGGTTTATCCATTTTAATACAGATGACAGCGGCGTTATACaa gtGGAATTGGCTTTTAATGTTCCTTTTATAAACATACCAACAAAACAAGCATTTAATATGACCAAAGGTGCAATGGCAAGTGTGAATGTAGGAAGTATTGTGTTGGCAGGAGTTGTTGTTGCGGGAGCGGGCTTTGTATTACCTGctttatatcattttatatCAGCAAAAGGATCTTTATCATCAAAAGCAGATCGGA gtggTGATTTTGGAAATGCGATTTGGAATCGATTGAATTCAAGGATGCAAGATGTTTTAGAAGAAAACGATTTCGATAAATCGGCTTGTATTCAAAGAGTCGCTTGTTGGATTGTGAAAAATTCTTCGACAAAAGTTTCTAAGGGAATCGGGAACAGTGGCGATAAAATTATCGATGGTATATCATCAAgtggattttttaaagatatgaTACAAGATACTTTTTTGCATCATCCCGTTAAATTGGGATTAAAACGGGGGAGTTGTGCGAAAGAATACGGAAgatgtaaatttaatcaagaatatttacaagaaatttttatgaagGTTGTACATATTTAg
- the LOC111415080 gene encoding uncharacterized protein — MEQLFLVEIFVDSIYFANADNLPQKKQINIVAAWSNITSLEIRNDGLGGSDESSKSLEMEFASGKSYLFSCTVDKILKSFAAYPLELTLFKKDTPSPIGTALVNWQSDFVQMVDSCNDNTGYITPVSSRDTYVMKDPADADAGTIDVFIRLSCFGNSITTQYQIVKQKDPKDGQMKSVYLYKSPNAATTFQCQRYGMGTSMDNIPIGPTLNPTELDDKLFKTFFAEQGRQVPGSVMPSAFNLEQIITQRFNKTVADDQMSLMFRMDNNKFITLADILGSSTSGLNGLEPIPDEDLTIENINNMLCNDKDCPAAKLFKEYGIGPLATGQGLGTVYGHVVPPTTYGLSHANGTMENYGPFGLYRKPKQPDQDYEPRKTKKSKSKTSSVDSGGSYCSCQKKVIRLRGGAIPEGNKENELSNVNVGKKGDGTKKSKKESKHPKKSVSSSSDTVNKDVLRLRGGGFSKEAKNVNNENVCLKKLNQNRLRGGGLTDEKEKELMRIYNVKEPKIMKNLKKKIKKFKKSVQDLSSESITKNILRLKGGAPMDDKQSSPLQACKSLMDNFDKLVDSYKKALGPCGQATCPFAQNVIDESCKGFCPNDPDNCPQIPAEILAAKKAKDALSISSCGTNTCPYSRLMQQPVEPEVKRKQVAPACGEPTCPYTKRRLGISDEDVDEALIQMSKLPPNCGAPTCPYKVEDPLPPIHWDCPDPLPKDRCKNPNCPIKQGQDFADKMFKPVSAPCKAPMCPYAMPPPCDVPGCPFGPPIPCQIPDCPFNAIPPCTDPNCPINEKILQQDKEVCNDPRCPLFKSPSGGSKESGPCDDPSCPFSVKPPSPQFKEVESCPCANGSGVKTPPETKPTQPEPCPCAGGKSPNSGNIIGEGELVTGKLDKIEPCTPFSCMKTGGSLECMECSGGQDAPVDNKPPEEVKLDKVEPCVPTTCLAKSGNLECNTCNPNKKDAVSGKKDTPSKAGGGTGGGTGGGTGGGAGGGAGGGNGPSTKAKAKSKDKPDKRPGGDADRPKPKKQGKRKNKFALDSGDNYPGVKIGHRYCVTPTLNVPHNMGWLWNIREPGRLKPRRGWKPGALTHTMLELIERHRAALGLKALVQATPSKPKKKRKNAFGVYESDSDVSVPPKPTLQIKKKDGCYFITMNPLKDPYKLEENESPYMDCTPMQFKITKNKPPIQIEPGMEDEFCYCSEDEKSSSDSELDIEFTPPAGLIHPERFRKKKNVVHQDTQYDPKDIPSDKPEGGGGKGKGKGKGGKGGKKGKKGKK, encoded by the exons ATGGAACAGTTGTTTCTCGTCGAAATTTTCGTAGACTCGATCTACTTCGCCAATGCCGACAATCTTCCTCAAAAGAAACAGATTAATATCGTTGCTGCGTGGAGTAACATTACCAGCTTAGAAATACGTAACGATGGTTTGGGAGGATCAGATGaaa gttCCAAGTCGTTAGAAATGGAATTTGCATCAGGAAAATCGTATTTGTTTTCATGTACCGTTGATAAGATCTTAAAATCATTTGCGGCATATCctttagaattaacactattcaaaaaagatactCCTTCACCTATTGGAACTGCTTTAGTAAATTGGCAATCCGATTTCGTTCAAATGGTAGATAGTTGCAATGATAATACTGGTTATATAACTCCAGTTAGTTCAAGAGACACTTATGTAATGAAAGATCCAGCCGATGCCGATGCAGGCACAATTGATGTTTTTATTAGATTATCATGTTTTGGAAACAGTATCACAACGCAGTATCAAAtcgtaaaacaaaaagatccAAAAGACGGCCAAATGAAATCTGTGTATTTGTACAAAAGCCCTAATGCAGCTACAACATTTCAATGTCAAAGATATGGAATGGGAACCTCAATGGACAACATACCAATAGGACCTACTTTAAATCCGACCGAATTAGATGATAAACTTTTCAAAACATTCTTCGCGGAACAAGGGAGACAAGTACCCGGTTCCGTAATGCCATCAGCTTTCAATCTAGAACAAATCATTACTCAACGTTTCAATAAAACTGTTGCTGACGACCAGATGTCTTTAATGTTCCGCATggataataacaaatttattacgtTAGCGGATATTTTAGGATCAAGCACATCGGGACTAAACGGGCTAGAACCAATTCCAGATGAAGATTTGACTATCGAGAACATCAACAACATGCTTTGCAACGACAAAGACTGTCCTGCTGCGAAACTCTTCAAAGAATACGGAATTGGCCCTTTAGCCACAGGTCAAGGCTTAGGAACTGTGTACGGCCATGTAGTTCCTCCAACAACTTACGGATTAAGTCACGCTAATGGAACCATGGAGAATTACGGCCCGTTTGGTTTGTATCGAAAACCTAAACAGCCGGATCAAGATTACGAACCAaggaaaacgaaaaaatcgaaaagtaaAACTAGCAGTGTTGACTCTGGGGGATCTTATTGTTCGTGTCAGAAAAAAGTAATTAGGTTAAGAGGCGGTGCAATACCAGAAGGTAATAAAGAAAACGAATTATCAAACGTTAACGTCGGCAAGAAAGGTGATGGTACAAAGAAAAGCAAAAAGGAATCAAAACACCCGAAGAAAAGTGTTAGTTCATCCAGTGATACTGTAAATAAAGATGTGTTACGTTTAAGAGGTGGTGGATTCTCTAAGGAAGCTAAAAATGTCAATAATGAAAATGTATGTCTCAAAAAGCTAAACCAAAATAGATTAAGAGGAGGAGGATTAACCgatgaaaaagaaaaggaatTAATGAGAATTTATAACGTAAAGGAAccaaaaataatgaaaaacttgaagaaaaagattaaaaaatttaaaaaaagcgtACAAGATTTGTCAAGTGAAagtataactaaaaatatattacgTCTAAAAGGGGGTGCTCCAATGGATGATAAACAATCATCACCGCTACAAGCATGCAAAAGCCTGATGGATAATTTCGATAAATTAGTGGATTCATACAAAAAAGCGTTAGGTCCATGCGGTCAAGCAACATGTCCATTCGCCCAGAACGTCATCGATGAATCATGCAAAGGATTTTGTCCCAACGACCCAGATAATTGCCCCCAAATCCCAGCGGAAATTCTAGCTGCCAAAAAAGCTAAAGACGCCCTAAGTATCTCTTCGTGTGGTACCAACACATGTCCGTATTCCAGACTTATGCAACAACCTGTCGAACCAGAGGTAAAACGAAAACAAGTTGCCCCCGCTTGTGGGGAACCGACATGTCCTTACACAAAAAGAAGATTAGGAATTAGTGATGAAGACGTAGACGAAGCGCTAATTCAAATGAGTAAATTGCCTCCAAATTGTGGTGCCCCAACTTGTCCCTATAAAGTAGAGGATCCTCTCCCTCCAATTCATTGGGATTGTCCCGACCCATTACCTAAAGATCGTTGTAAAAATCCGAATTGTCCCATTAAACAAGGTCAAGATTTTGCcgataaaatgtttaaacctGTATCAGCTCCGTGCAAAGCTCCCATGTGTCCCTATGCGATGCCACCTCCTTGCGATGTACCAGGGTGTCCTTTTGGCCCGCCAATACCTTGTCAAATACCTGATTGTCCATTTAACGCAATTCCTCCGTGTACCGATCCTAATTGTCCAATTAACGAAAAAATACTACAACAAGATAAAGAAGTTTGTAACGATCCAAGATGTCCATTATTTAAATCACCATCAGGAGGTTCGAAAGAATCTGGTCCTTGCGATGATCCCTCGTGTCCGTTTAGTGTAAAACCACCAAGTCCTCAATTTAAAGAAGTGGAAAGTTGTCCTTGTGCAAACGGTTCAGGAGTAAAAACACCACCAGAAAC gaAACCAACTCAACCAGAACCATGTCCGTGTGCTGGTGGAAAATCACCAAATTCAGGAAATATAATAGGAGAAGG AGAATTAGTAACTggaaaattagataaaattgaaCCGTGCACGCCATTTTCGTGTATGAAGACAGGTGGAAGTTTGGAGTGCATGGAGTGCTCAGGAGGACAAGATGCTCCAGTTGACAATAAACCTCCTGAAGAAGTCAAACTCGATAAAGTCGAACCGTGCGTCCCTACTACGTGTTTGGCTAAGAGTGGAAATCTCGAATGTAACACATGCAATCCTAATAAAAAGGATGCTGTAAGTGGAAAAAAGGATACTCCTAGTAAAGCAGGTGGTGGCACCGGTGGTGGCACCGGTGGAGGCACCGGTGGTGGCGCCGGTGGAGGCGCCGGTGGCGGTAACGGTCCATCAACAAAAGCTAAAGCAAAATCAAAAGACAAACCGGATAAAAGACCAGGAGGTGATGCCGACAgaccaaaaccaaaaaaacaagGCAAGAGGAAAAACAAATTTGCTTTAGATAGTGGGGATAATTATCCTGGCGTAAAAATTGGTCATCGATATTGCGTCACACCAACATTAAACGTTCCACACAACATGGGATGGTTATGGAATATAAGAGAACCTGGAAGGTTAAAG cctAGAAGAGGGTGGAAACCCGGAGCATTGACACATACTATGCTTGAATTGATAGAACGGCATCGAGCCGCGTTAGGACTTAAAGCTTTAGTTCAAGCAACTCCGAGCAAACCAAAGAAAAAGCGTAAGAACGCTTTTGGAGTTTATGAATCTGACTCGGACGTCTCAGTTCCTCCTAAACCTACGCttcaaataaagaaaaaagatggTTGTTACTTCATAACAATGAATCCTTTGAAAGATCCATACAAACTGGAAGAAAATGAAAGTCCATACATGGATTGTACACCGatgcaatttaaaataaccaaaaataaaccGCCCATACAGATTGAACCGGGCATGGAAGATGAATTCTGTTACTGTAGTGAGGATGAAAAGAGTTCCTCAGATAGCGAATTGGATATTGAATTTACTCCTCCCGCTGGACTTATCCATCCAGAAAGGTttaggaaaaagaaaaatgtggtTCATCAAGATACGCAATATGATCCTAAAGACATTCCATCGGATAAGCCTGAAGGTGGTGGAGGAAAGGGTAAAGGTAAAGGAAAGGGCGGTAAAGGCGgcaaaaaaggaaagaaaggCAAGAAGTAG
- the LOC111415074 gene encoding cyclin-dependent kinase-like 4 isoform X2 — MEKWFSGSKLWLFGNQLQLLPKRTRTPSKTMERYEKLAKLGEGSYGIVYKCRNRDTGEIVAIKKFAESEDDPLIRKIALREVRLLKNLKHPNLVNLLEVFRRKRRLHLVFEFCERTVLNELERYPRGCPEIVTKQIIWQTLQAVSYCHQHGCIHRDIKPENILLTASGVVKLCDFGFARMLSPGENYTDYVATRWYRSPELLVGDTQYGTPVDVWAIGCVLAELIRGEALWPGKSDVDQLYLIRSSVGDLLPRHMQAFKTNDFFQGVTLPVPQQLQPLEIKLPMCNEECLDFLKKCVDKDPSKRWTCEQLLSHAYFKNFNFKNEDADSQVNDRSRDRSRNSNKSMTLPMLNLTKPISPHKPLVLQQQKSNNKVDHLPNI; from the exons ATGGAGAAATGGTTTTCAGGAAGTAAATTGTGGTTATTTGGAAACCAGTTGCAACTATTACCAAAAAG AACGAGGACCCCATCGAAAACTATGGAACGATATGAAAAATTAGCCAAATTGGGCGAAGGAAGTTACGGGATTGTTTATAAATGTAGAAATAGGGATACCGGTGAAATCGTCGCTATTAAAAAGTTTGCAGAAAGCGAAGATGATCCgttaattagaaaaatcgctCTACGTGAAGTTagattattaaaa aatttaaaacaTCCTAATTTGGTGAATCTTCTTGAAGTTTTTCGAAGAAAACGCCGtttgcatttagtttttgaattttgtgaaCGAACAGTATTGAATGAATTAGAAAG atatCCAAGAGGTTGTCCTGAAATAGTAACCAAGCAAATAATTTGGCAAACATTACAAGCAGTATCATATTGTCATCAACATGGTTGCATTCACAGAGATATCAAACcagaaaatattcttttaactGCATCGGGTGTTGTAAAATTGTGTGATTTTGGTTTTGCACGCATGTTAAGTCCTGGTGAAAATTATACAGATTATGTTGCTACAAGATGGTATAGATCGCCGGAACTGTTAGTTGGTGATACTCAATATGGGACACCTGTAGATGTTTGGGCAattg gttgTGTTTTAGCTGAGTTAATAAGAGGAGAAGCTCTATGGCCTGGGAAATCAGATGTTGATCAATTGTATTTGATAAGATCTTCAGTTGGGGATTTATTACCAAGACATATGCAGGCCTTTAAaacaaacgatttttttcaagGTGTTACTCTTCCTGTACCACAACAGCTGCAACcgcttgaaataaaattaccaATGTGTAATGAGGAATGTTTAGATTTTCTTAAg aaatgtgTAGATAAAGACCCATCAAAGAGGTGGACTTGCGAACAATTACTTTCACAtgcatatttcaaaaatttcaattttaaaaatgaagatgCCGATTCTCAAGTTAACGATCGTAGTCGTGATCGTTCCCGT AATTCCAACAAAAGCATGACATTACCCATGCTAAACCTTACAAAACCAATAAGCCCTCATAAACCTTTAGTtctacaacaacaaaaaagcaataataaagttgatcaCCTTCCGAATAtttga
- the LOC111415074 gene encoding cyclin-dependent kinase-like 4 isoform X1: MEKWFSGSKLWLFGNQLQLLPKRTRTPSKTMERYEKLAKLGEGSYGIVYKCRNRDTGEIVAIKKFAESEDDPLIRKIALREVRLLKNLKHPNLVNLLEVFRRKRRLHLVFEFCERTVLNELERYPRGCPEIVTKQIIWQTLQAVSYCHQHGCIHRDIKPENILLTASGVVKLCDFGFARMLSPGENYTDYVATRWYRSPELLVGDTQYGTPVDVWAIGCVLAELIRGEALWPGKSDVDQLYLIRSSVGDLLPRHMQAFKTNDFFQGVTLPVPQQLQPLEIKLPMCNEECLDFLKKCVDKDPSKRWTCEQLLSHAYFKNFNFKNEDADSQVNDRSRDRSRFLFQNSNKSMTLPMLNLTKPISPHKPLVLQQQKSNNKVDHLPNI; this comes from the exons ATGGAGAAATGGTTTTCAGGAAGTAAATTGTGGTTATTTGGAAACCAGTTGCAACTATTACCAAAAAG AACGAGGACCCCATCGAAAACTATGGAACGATATGAAAAATTAGCCAAATTGGGCGAAGGAAGTTACGGGATTGTTTATAAATGTAGAAATAGGGATACCGGTGAAATCGTCGCTATTAAAAAGTTTGCAGAAAGCGAAGATGATCCgttaattagaaaaatcgctCTACGTGAAGTTagattattaaaa aatttaaaacaTCCTAATTTGGTGAATCTTCTTGAAGTTTTTCGAAGAAAACGCCGtttgcatttagtttttgaattttgtgaaCGAACAGTATTGAATGAATTAGAAAG atatCCAAGAGGTTGTCCTGAAATAGTAACCAAGCAAATAATTTGGCAAACATTACAAGCAGTATCATATTGTCATCAACATGGTTGCATTCACAGAGATATCAAACcagaaaatattcttttaactGCATCGGGTGTTGTAAAATTGTGTGATTTTGGTTTTGCACGCATGTTAAGTCCTGGTGAAAATTATACAGATTATGTTGCTACAAGATGGTATAGATCGCCGGAACTGTTAGTTGGTGATACTCAATATGGGACACCTGTAGATGTTTGGGCAattg gttgTGTTTTAGCTGAGTTAATAAGAGGAGAAGCTCTATGGCCTGGGAAATCAGATGTTGATCAATTGTATTTGATAAGATCTTCAGTTGGGGATTTATTACCAAGACATATGCAGGCCTTTAAaacaaacgatttttttcaagGTGTTACTCTTCCTGTACCACAACAGCTGCAACcgcttgaaataaaattaccaATGTGTAATGAGGAATGTTTAGATTTTCTTAAg aaatgtgTAGATAAAGACCCATCAAAGAGGTGGACTTGCGAACAATTACTTTCACAtgcatatttcaaaaatttcaattttaaaaatgaagatgCCGATTCTCAAGTTAACGATCGTAGTCGTGATCGTTCCCGT tTTCTTTTTCAGAATTCCAACAAAAGCATGACATTACCCATGCTAAACCTTACAAAACCAATAAGCCCTCATAAACCTTTAGTtctacaacaacaaaaaagcaataataaagttgatcaCCTTCCGAATAtttga